From Pan paniscus chromosome 6, NHGRI_mPanPan1-v2.0_pri, whole genome shotgun sequence, one genomic window encodes:
- the MDH2 gene encoding malate dehydrogenase, mitochondrial isoform X2, which yields MTRDDLFNTNATIVATLTAACAQHCPEAMICIIANPVNSTIPITAEVFKKHGVYNPNKIFGVTTLDIVRANTFVAELKGLDPARVNVPVIGGHAGKTIIPLISQCTPKVDFPQDQLTALTGRIQEAGTEVVKAKAGAGSATLSMAYAGARFVFSLVDAMNGKEGVVECSFVKSQETECTYFSTPLLLGKKGIEKNLGIGKVSSFEEKMISDAIPELKASIKKGEDFVKTLK from the exons ATGACCCGGGACGACCTGTTCAACACCAATGCCACGATTGTGGCCACCCTGACCGCTGCCTGTGCCCAGCACTGCCCGGAAGCCATGATCTGCATCATTGCCAATCCG GTTAATTCCACCATCCCCATCACAGCAGAAGTTTTCAAGAAGCATGGAGTGTACAACCCCAACAAAATCTTCGGCGTGACGACCCTGGACATCGTCAGAGCCAACACCTTTGTTGCAGAGCTGAAG GGTTTGGATCCAGCTCGAGTCAACGTCCCTGTCATTGGTGGCCATGCTGGGAAGACCATCATCCCCCTGATCTCTCAG TGCACCCCCAAGGTGGACTTCCCCCAGGACCAGCTGACAGCACTCACTGGGCGGATCCAGGAGGCCGGCACGGAGGTGGTCAAGGCTAAAGCCGGAGCAG GCTCTGCCACCCTCTCCATGGCGTATGCCGGCGCCCGCTTCGTCTTCTCCCTTGTGGATgcaatgaatggaaaggaaggtgTTGTGGAATGTTCCTTCGTTAAGTCACAGGAAACGGAATGTACCTACTTCTCCACACCGCTGCTGCTTGGG AAAAAGGGCATCGAGAAGAACCTGGGCATCGGCAAAGTCTCCTCTTTTGAGGAGAAGATGATCTCGGATGCCATCCCCGAGCTGAAGGCCTCCATCAAGAAGGGGGAAGATTTCGTGAAGACCCTGAAGTGA